The window CACCGAGTATGCCAACGGCGCGTACTCCGAGACTATCCCGAATATCGGCTACGAAGCGTCATTCTACGGCGAGCCTGGAGGAGATAAGACACTTGAATACGAAATCGGTCCGCATGTGGACACCGCTCTGTTCAGCATATACGGCAACCAGGACGCGGCGATTCTCGCGCTGACCAACGGCGACATTGACTACCTGTTCAACCCGCTCGGCGTGGAAAAGGGCTTTCAGGATCGCATCCGCGCGGCTGATGACCTGTCTATCGTCACCAACGCGGACAATGGCATGTTCTACATGGGCTTCAACACGCGCAAGGAGCCGATGAGCTACAAGGGCTTCCGTCAGGCGATAGCGACCATCATCGACAAGGAGTTCGTATCACAGACCGTGCTGCAAGACTCCACCATTCCGATGTACTCAGTCGTGCCGGAGGGCAACGCGTTCTGGCACAACGCCGATGTGCCGCAGTTGGGCAAGGGAATGACCCGCACCGAGCGCTTGGAAAAGGCAGTCGCGCTGCTGAAAGAAGCCGGATTCACCTACGAACAAGAGCCACAGATGAGCGAAGACGGCAATTTCGTCGAAGTGCAGGCGCAAGGGCTGCGAATGCCGGACGGTTCGGAAATGCAGCCAATCGAAATTATTGCGCCAAGCCCGGGCTATGACCCGCTGCGCGCGACATTCGCGATATGGATAGAGCGCTGGCTGAACGACCTCGGCATACCGGCGCGCGCCAATCTCGTCGGCTTCAATGTGCTGGTGGCTGAGCTATTCAGCGACACCGTGCAGGAAGACTTGGACATCTGGATTCTGGGCTGGGGTCTGTCGCTGTTCCCAGACTATGTGGAGAGCTTCTTTCACTCTCGCCACGCACCGGAGAACGAAGAGGGCGGCCACAACTGGGGCGGTTATGCCAATCCGGAATTCGACGACTTGTCGTTCTCGCTGCTGTCCGAGACTAGCGTCGATGAGGCACGCGACAAGATGTTCCGCATTCAGGAAATGCTCGCGGACGACCTGCCGTACATACCGCTGTTCACGATACCCAAGCTGGACACATACCGTCCATCTAGGGTCGAGTATCCGTACACAACGGTGTTTGGTGGGCTGACCGGCTTGGGCGGATTGCAGACGGCGGCGCTGATAAAGTAAAGCAGCCAACACATGGCAAAGTACATACTGAAAAGGCTGGCGCAGATACTGCTGACGCTATTCGTCTTCCTGTCCATCGTGTTCTTCATCGTGAATGCGCAGCCGGGCGATGTGAGCAACACATACGCGCTCAACCCTGACCTGCCGCCCGAGACACGCGAGGAATTGCGAGAACTGTTCGGTGTCAACGAACCGCTATGGAAGCAGTATCTGCGGCATGTGAGCAACACGCTGACCGGCAACTTCGGCGTGTCGTTCAGCCACTACCCGCGCAGCGTGTCCGATGTCATCGCTGAACGGCTGCCGCGCACACTGGTGCTGTTCATCACCGCATCCGTGATTTCGTTCTATTTGGGCTTCGGGCTAGGCAAGATAATCGCTTGGCGTAGGGGAACATGGACAGAGTACGCGTCCACGATAAGCGGCGTTACGCTTTACACCGTGTTTACGCCGTGGTTCGGGCTTATGATGATATGGCTGTTCGCATTCAAGGCGGGCTGGTTCCCCATAGGCAAGTTTCTCGATCCCGTCTTATGGCGGGACTCGCCGATTGACGCGAACACGGTGTTCAACCGCATGATAATCACCGCCATCGTGCTGTCCATCGTGGTGTTTCTGGCCTTCCTGTTCACCACGCAGCGACGCGTGCGAAATGCGCGGCTGATACAGGTTGGCGCAATCGCCGTCGCGACAGCCGCCATCGCGGGCGTGTGGATGGCGAGCGGCGTGAGCCACCTCGCGTTCGACATCGTGAAGCACATGGCGCTGCCCGTAATCACGCTGACGCTCATCAGCTTCGCCGGCACGATGCTGCTGACGCGCAATAGCATGCTTGAGACGATGCGCGAAGACTATGTGCTGGCGGCGCGCGCCAAGGGCTTGCCAGAAAATCAGGTGCGAGACAAGCATGTGGCACGGAATGCGCTGCTGCCGGTCGTTACCAGCTTCGTATTCAGCCTTGCGTTCGCCATAGACGGCGGCGTCATCATCGAATCTATATTTTCCTGGCCCGGCATGGGACAGACGCTGGTCGCCGCCGCCGTGTCCGAAGATTTGCCGCTTGCCGTTGGCGCGTTCGTGTTCGTGGGCATATTCGTGCTGGTGGCGCATCTCGCCGCGGACATTCTATATGTATATCTCGACCCCAGAATCAGGTATTAGCAGCCGTGCAGAACACACCGCACACCAGTGACGCCCCGGCATACACGGACTCTGTGTGGAAGGCGCGCGTCATCTTGGCAACGCGCACCGTCCGGCAAAATTGGTCTATCTTCATTGGGACGCGGGTCGGCTTGATAGGCATTGTCATCATCGCATTCTACGCACTGCTCGCGCTGTCCCACCCACTTCTGATGAACACCGTCTGGGAGCCGAGCGTGTACGACCCGGTTGTCGGCTATTCGTTCGACGAAGTGCGACAACCCGCGCCGCCTAGCCGGACGCACCTGCTCGGCACGGATCCTCTCGGCAGGGACATACTGAGCCAGCTGATGTTCAGCGCGCGCGCGGAGTTTCTGCTCGGCTTGCTCGCCGCCATAGTTACCGTGACCATAGGCACGACCGTGGGCGCGGTGGCGGCGTACTTTGGCGGCGTCGTGGATATGCTGCTGATGCGGCTCGCGGACATAATGATAATGATGCCCGGCATCAGTGTGCTTATCGTGCTGAGCGCGCTGATTGGCGTTGAACACTTCGAGCTTGCGCTGATTATCGGCATACTTTCCGGCTTCGGCGGCACGGGCGTTGTGCTGAAATCGCAGGCGCTGTCCATCGTCGTCAAGCCGTACATCGACGCGGCGCGAATCGCGGGCGGGGGGCCATTCCACATTATCTTCGTGCATATTGTGCCGAACCTGCTGCCGCTGTCGTTCCTGTACATGATGTTCACCGTAACCGGCGCGATATTTTCCGAGGCGATACTCAGTTTCCTAGGCTTGCTGG of the Chloroflexota bacterium genome contains:
- a CDS encoding ABC transporter substrate-binding protein: MLSFANWARFALPLTLLLVVAAVACSNEPVEVVKTVEVIKEVEVPVEVEKIVEKEVEVPKEVEVEKIIEVEKIVEVMTEPEPSDDDDSTAGPPIYQMGLFSEPITRNYWNFYGGPGGSVWTGYVLAGNTASLYGYSDQRFDWVPVVASDFPTELTKETVNGTELWTAEVPLKEGIQWSDGEPMTADDFVFTVNTVLDMQLGADWGSAVDRAFVEGVEKIDDHRVKVLFKAMDDEGNPQTPGLSVWQFGLGFMPIMPEHYWSPVIEDVKALDNVQQSIEALFAYVPDGEPTAGGFVFSKWEPGAFFENDADVNYSWKGAVVTEYANGAYSETIPNIGYEASFYGEPGGDKTLEYEIGPHVDTALFSIYGNQDAAILALTNGDIDYLFNPLGVEKGFQDRIRAADDLSIVTNADNGMFYMGFNTRKEPMSYKGFRQAIATIIDKEFVSQTVLQDSTIPMYSVVPEGNAFWHNADVPQLGKGMTRTERLEKAVALLKEAGFTYEQEPQMSEDGNFVEVQAQGLRMPDGSEMQPIEIIAPSPGYDPLRATFAIWIERWLNDLGIPARANLVGFNVLVAELFSDTVQEDLDIWILGWGLSLFPDYVESFFHSRHAPENEEGGHNWGGYANPEFDDLSFSLLSETSVDEARDKMFRIQEMLADDLPYIPLFTIPKLDTYRPSRVEYPYTTVFGGLTGLGGLQTAALIK
- a CDS encoding ABC transporter permease; the protein is MAKYILKRLAQILLTLFVFLSIVFFIVNAQPGDVSNTYALNPDLPPETREELRELFGVNEPLWKQYLRHVSNTLTGNFGVSFSHYPRSVSDVIAERLPRTLVLFITASVISFYLGFGLGKIIAWRRGTWTEYASTISGVTLYTVFTPWFGLMMIWLFAFKAGWFPIGKFLDPVLWRDSPIDANTVFNRMIITAIVLSIVVFLAFLFTTQRRVRNARLIQVGAIAVATAAIAGVWMASGVSHLAFDIVKHMALPVITLTLISFAGTMLLTRNSMLETMREDYVLAARAKGLPENQVRDKHVARNALLPVVTSFVFSLAFAIDGGVIIESIFSWPGMGQTLVAAAVSEDLPLAVGAFVFVGIFVLVAHLAADILYVYLDPRIRY
- a CDS encoding ABC transporter permease; the encoded protein is MNTVWEPSVYDPVVGYSFDEVRQPAPPSRTHLLGTDPLGRDILSQLMFSARAEFLLGLLAAIVTVTIGTTVGAVAAYFGGVVDMLLMRLADIMIMMPGISVLIVLSALIGVEHFELALIIGILSGFGGTGVVLKSQALSIVVKPYIDAARIAGGGPFHIIFVHIVPNLLPLSFLYMMFTVTGAIFSEAILSFLGLLDVRMSWGLMIHTTESAGYLLQVTEYWWLIFPASLSITLLCSSFYLVGRSLDEVVNPRLRRT